Proteins encoded in a region of the Poseidonibacter antarcticus genome:
- the pseF gene encoding pseudaminic acid cytidylyltransferase: MRKNTVAIIPARGGSKRIPKKNIKEFFGKPLIAYSIETALKSNLFEKVVVSTDDEEIAKISKQYGAEVPFLRPPELSDDFTGTVDVVNHTVEYLESQGESYEYICTIYATAPFLKKEYLIQGYDNLKSSDVINAFSSTTMPFPIQRTFKLNNEGRCEMFAPEHYMSRSQDLEEAYQDAGQFYFTNRTRQKESKNNIVFSDISIPVILPRYLVQDIDTLEDWKRAEFMYQALKQSGEI, from the coding sequence ATGAGAAAAAATACAGTAGCAATTATTCCAGCAAGAGGTGGAAGTAAAAGAATTCCAAAGAAAAATATAAAAGAGTTTTTTGGAAAACCACTTATTGCTTATAGTATTGAAACTGCATTAAAATCAAATTTATTTGAAAAAGTAGTAGTAAGTACTGATGATGAAGAAATTGCTAAAATATCTAAACAGTATGGAGCTGAAGTTCCCTTTTTAAGACCTCCTGAGCTTAGTGATGATTTTACAGGTACTGTTGATGTTGTTAATCATACTGTTGAGTATCTAGAATCACAAGGGGAAAGTTATGAATATATTTGTACTATTTATGCAACAGCACCTTTTCTAAAAAAAGAGTATTTAATACAAGGGTATGATAATCTAAAATCAAGTGATGTTATAAATGCTTTTAGTTCTACAACTATGCCTTTCCCAATTCAAAGAACTTTTAAACTTAATAATGAGGGACGATGCGAAATGTTTGCACCAGAACATTATATGAGCAGAAGTCAAGACTTAGAAGAAGCGTATCAAGATGCTGGACAATTTTATTTTACAAATAGAACAAGGCAAAAAGAATCAAAAAATAATATAGTATTTAGCGATATAAGTATTCCTGTTATTTTACCTAGGTATTTAGTTCAAGATATAGATACTTTAGAAGATTGGAAAAGAGCTGAGTTTATGTATCAGGCTTTAAAACAAAGTGGTGAAATTTGA
- the pseC gene encoding UDP-4-amino-4,6-dideoxy-N-acetyl-beta-L-altrosamine transaminase, translating into MKFIPYGKQCIQEDDIDIVIETLKSDFLTTGPKVKEFENAISTYCGAKYVVAVSNGTAALHLASLVLLKKDDKVLTTPNSFLATSNSILYVQAKPIFVDISSDGNIDLDICEEELKKDKSIKAIYAVSFSGRMLNQDKLKYLKKTYNITILEDNAHSIGAAYNGIKSGSCTNSDCGIFSFHPVKHLTTGEGGAISTNSKEIYEKLLQLRTHGMIKTKDMKPWEYEMRDLGFNYRITDIQCALGLTQLNKQVDFLQRRYEIAKTYDKAFKNSIVKPLYTFDGKSSYHLYVVQVDFTKLSISKVDLFNQLREKNIGIQLHYMPINKQPYYKSLAYGNEITPVMDKYYEECFSLPMYPLLSSEEQEYVIKTLFEVLK; encoded by the coding sequence ATGAAATTTATACCTTATGGTAAGCAGTGCATCCAAGAAGATGATATAGATATAGTTATAGAGACTCTAAAGTCAGATTTTTTGACTACTGGTCCAAAAGTAAAAGAGTTTGAAAATGCTATAAGCACTTATTGTGGAGCAAAATATGTAGTAGCCGTTTCAAATGGAACAGCAGCACTACATCTAGCTTCTTTAGTTTTACTAAAAAAAGATGATAAGGTTTTAACAACTCCTAACTCTTTTTTAGCTACTTCAAATAGTATACTTTATGTTCAAGCAAAACCTATTTTTGTTGATATTTCTAGTGATGGGAATATTGACTTAGATATATGTGAAGAAGAACTAAAAAAAGATAAAAGTATAAAAGCAATTTATGCAGTTTCTTTTAGTGGTCGTATGTTAAATCAAGATAAATTGAAGTATTTAAAAAAGACTTATAATATAACAATATTAGAAGATAATGCTCACTCAATTGGTGCTGCTTATAATGGTATAAAATCAGGTTCTTGTACTAATAGTGATTGTGGAATATTCTCTTTTCATCCTGTAAAACACTTAACAACAGGTGAGGGTGGAGCAATTAGTACAAATTCTAAAGAAATCTATGAAAAACTATTACAACTTCGAACTCATGGAATGATAAAAACAAAAGATATGAAACCATGGGAATATGAAATGAGAGATTTAGGTTTTAATTATCGTATTACAGATATTCAATGTGCTTTAGGTTTAACACAATTAAATAAACAAGTTGATTTTCTACAAAGAAGATATGAAATAGCAAAAACTTATGATAAAGCTTTTAAAAATTCAATAGTAAAACCACTTTATACTTTTGATGGGAAGTCTTCATATCATCTTTATGTAGTTCAAGTTGATTTTACAAAACTATCTATCTCAAAAGTAGATTTGTTTAATCAACTAAGAGAAAAAAATATAGGAATACAACTTCACTATATGCCTATAAATAAACAACCATATTATAAATCTTTAGCATATGGAAATGAGATTACACCTGTTATGGATAAATATTATGAAGAGTGTTTTTCTCTTCCTATGTATCCATTATTAAGTAGCGAAGAACAAGAATATGTGATTAAAACATTATTTGAGGTTTTAAAATAA
- the pseB gene encoding UDP-N-acetylglucosamine 4,6-dehydratase (inverting), giving the protein MFDNKNILITGGTGSFGKKYTKILLEKYKPNKIIIYSRDELKQYEMAQDYDQKCMRYFIGDVRDGKRLDDAMQGVDFVIHAAALKHVPIAEYNPMECIKTNIDGAQNVINAALKNNVEKVIALSTDKASAPINLYGATKLASDKLFVAANNIVGERKTRFAVVRYGNVVGSRGSVVPFFQKLINNGAKELPITNIDMTRFLITLEDGVKFVLNNFERMHGGEIFVPKIPSMKMTELATSLAPKLPHKIIGIRPGEKMHEVMITASDNVIEFDNYYVITPTIQFAQKVDFTINALNKKGKDIGIGFEYDSLNNEDYLTNEQFLEMLERS; this is encoded by the coding sequence ATGTTTGATAATAAAAATATATTGATTACTGGAGGTACTGGTAGTTTTGGTAAAAAATATACGAAAATATTACTAGAAAAATATAAACCTAACAAAATCATTATTTATTCACGTGATGAACTAAAACAATATGAAATGGCCCAAGATTATGATCAAAAATGTATGAGATATTTTATTGGTGATGTAAGAGATGGTAAAAGACTTGATGACGCAATGCAAGGTGTTGATTTTGTAATCCATGCAGCAGCCTTAAAGCATGTACCTATTGCAGAATATAATCCAATGGAATGTATAAAAACAAATATTGATGGTGCTCAAAATGTAATAAATGCTGCATTAAAAAATAATGTTGAAAAAGTAATTGCTCTTTCAACTGATAAGGCATCTGCACCTATTAACCTTTATGGTGCTACAAAATTAGCATCAGATAAACTTTTTGTAGCTGCGAATAATATTGTTGGGGAAAGAAAAACAAGATTTGCAGTTGTAAGATATGGAAATGTTGTAGGTTCAAGGGGTTCTGTTGTACCATTTTTCCAAAAGCTTATTAATAATGGTGCAAAAGAATTACCAATAACTAATATTGATATGACAAGATTTTTAATAACTTTAGAAGATGGTGTAAAATTTGTTTTAAATAATTTCGAGAGAATGCATGGTGGAGAGATATTTGTTCCAAAAATTCCATCAATGAAAATGACTGAATTAGCAACATCTCTTGCTCCAAAATTACCTCATAAAATTATAGGTATTAGGCCAGGTGAAAAAATGCATGAAGTTATGATAACTGCAAGTGATAATGTAATAGAATTTGATAATTATTATGTAATTACTCCAACTATACAGTTTGCACAAAAAGTAGATTTCACTATTAATGCGCTTAATAAAAAAGGAAAAGATATAGGAATAGGTTTTGAGTATGATTCTTTAAATAATGAAGATTACCTTACTAATGAACAATTTTTAGAGATGTTAGAAAGATCATAA
- the recA gene encoding recombinase RecA has product MDDNQKKSLDLAIKQIDKAFGKGTLIRLGDKEVVPTEAISTGSLGLDLALGVGGLPQGRVIEVYGPESSGKTTLTLHAIAECQKAGGVCAFIDAEHALDTMYARNLGVDIDNLLVSQPDYGEQALEILETVIRSGAVDLVVIDSVAALTPKVEIDGDMDDQQVGVQARLMSKALRKITGLLNKMQCTVIFINQIRMKIGMTGYGSPETTTGGNALKFYSSVRLDIRRIATLKQGDNSIGNRVKVKVVKNKVAAPFKLAEFDIMFGEGISKMGELVDYGVKLDIVDKAGAWFSYGDAKIGQGKENSKVFLRDNPEIAKEIENKILAAMGVNDEILEGEIKEPKEED; this is encoded by the coding sequence ATGGATGACAATCAAAAAAAATCACTAGACTTAGCAATAAAACAAATAGACAAAGCATTTGGAAAAGGTACTCTTATAAGATTAGGAGATAAAGAAGTAGTTCCAACAGAAGCTATTTCAACTGGTTCATTAGGATTGGATTTAGCATTAGGTGTTGGTGGTCTTCCACAAGGTAGAGTTATTGAAGTTTATGGTCCTGAGTCATCGGGGAAGACAACTCTAACATTACATGCAATTGCAGAGTGTCAAAAAGCTGGTGGTGTTTGTGCATTTATTGATGCAGAACATGCTCTTGATACTATGTATGCTAGAAATCTTGGTGTTGATATTGATAACTTGCTTGTTTCTCAACCTGATTATGGTGAGCAAGCTTTAGAAATTTTAGAAACTGTTATTCGATCTGGTGCTGTTGATTTAGTTGTAATTGATTCAGTTGCAGCACTTACTCCAAAAGTTGAAATTGATGGAGATATGGATGATCAACAAGTTGGTGTTCAAGCAAGACTTATGTCTAAAGCATTAAGAAAAATCACTGGTTTATTAAATAAAATGCAATGTACTGTAATCTTTATTAACCAAATTAGAATGAAAATTGGTATGACAGGGTATGGAAGTCCTGAAACTACTACAGGTGGAAATGCACTTAAATTCTACTCATCAGTTAGACTTGATATTAGAAGAATTGCAACACTAAAACAAGGTGATAATTCAATTGGAAATAGAGTAAAAGTAAAAGTTGTAAAAAACAAAGTTGCAGCTCCATTTAAACTTGCAGAATTTGATATTATGTTTGGTGAAGGTATTTCAAAAATGGGTGAGCTTGTTGATTATGGTGTAAAACTTGATATCGTTGATAAAGCAGGAGCTTGGTTCTCTTATGGTGATGCTAAAATTGGTCAAGGGAAAGAAAACTCTAAAGTATTTTTAAGAGATAATCCAGAAATTGCAAAAGAAATTGAGAATAAAATCTTAGCTGCGATGGGTGTAAATGATGAAATACTTGAGGGTGAAATAAAAGAACCTAAAGAAGAAGACTAA
- the eno gene encoding phosphopyruvate hydratase, protein MVFIDNVYADEVLDSRGNPTVRATVILSDGTKQSAIVPSGASTGKREALELRDGDHRFLGKGVLKAVENVNTLIADELLGLSPYNQAEVDATMKDIDGTSNYAKLGANAVLGVSMAVARAAAASLSIPLYRYLGGANAMTMPVPMFNIINGGEHANNSVDFQEYMIMPIGFENFNEGLRAVSEIYQNLKKVIDEMGESTAVGDEGGFAPNLKSNEEPLQVIIKAIEKAGYVPGEQIALALDVAASELVNDKGLYVLKSENREVTAEELVSYYSDLCSKYPIVSIEDGLSEDDWDGWKVLTEALGHKIQLVGDDLFVTNAAILNEGINKNIANSILIKPNQIGTVSETMLTIRLAQRNNYNCVMSHRSGESEDAFIADFAVALNCGQIKTGSTARSDRIAKYNRLLEIGAEIAYAEYLGKTPFTK, encoded by the coding sequence GTGGTATTTATTGACAATGTATACGCAGACGAAGTATTAGATTCAAGAGGAAACCCAACAGTAAGAGCTACTGTTATATTAAGTGATGGAACAAAACAAAGTGCAATAGTACCAAGTGGCGCAAGTACAGGGAAAAGAGAAGCTTTAGAATTAAGAGATGGTGATCATAGATTTTTAGGTAAAGGTGTTCTAAAAGCAGTTGAAAATGTTAATACACTTATTGCCGATGAATTATTAGGATTAAGTCCATATAATCAAGCAGAAGTTGATGCTACAATGAAAGATATAGACGGAACTTCTAACTATGCAAAACTTGGGGCAAATGCTGTTCTAGGTGTTTCTATGGCAGTTGCACGTGCTGCTGCTGCATCTTTAAGCATTCCATTATATAGATACTTAGGTGGAGCAAATGCTATGACTATGCCTGTACCTATGTTTAATATTATTAATGGTGGAGAACATGCTAACAACTCTGTTGACTTCCAAGAATATATGATTATGCCTATAGGTTTTGAGAACTTCAATGAAGGTCTAAGAGCTGTTAGTGAAATTTATCAAAACTTAAAAAAAGTTATTGATGAAATGGGTGAATCAACAGCAGTTGGTGATGAGGGTGGATTTGCTCCAAACTTAAAATCAAATGAAGAACCATTACAAGTAATTATTAAAGCAATTGAAAAAGCAGGATATGTTCCAGGTGAACAAATTGCATTAGCACTTGATGTTGCAGCATCTGAGCTTGTTAATGATAAAGGTTTATATGTATTAAAATCTGAAAATAGAGAAGTTACAGCTGAAGAATTAGTATCATATTACTCTGATTTATGTTCAAAATATCCAATTGTATCTATTGAAGATGGATTAAGTGAAGATGATTGGGATGGTTGGAAAGTATTAACAGAAGCATTAGGTCATAAAATCCAATTAGTTGGTGATGATTTATTTGTTACTAATGCTGCAATTTTAAATGAAGGTATTAATAAAAATATCGCAAACTCTATTTTAATTAAACCAAATCAAATTGGAACAGTTTCTGAAACTATGTTAACAATTAGATTAGCTCAAAGAAATAACTACAATTGTGTAATGTCTCATAGATCAGGTGAAAGTGAAGATGCTTTTATTGCTGATTTTGCTGTTGCTTTAAATTGTGGTCAAATTAAAACTGGTTCAACTGCAAGAAGTGATAGAATCGCTAAATATAATAGATTACTTGAAATTGGTGCAGAAATTGCATATGCAGAATATTTAGGAAAAACACCTTTTACTAAATAG
- a CDS encoding septum formation initiator gives MKNFLRSYKKFIAIVIASITITIFLSYHVANTLFGNNSLEVYNSLKYKKIYLEKEIVRLQEENAYLQKEYFELKNLEPEE, from the coding sequence ATGAAAAACTTTTTACGTAGTTACAAGAAATTTATAGCAATTGTAATAGCTTCTATTACAATTACTATATTTCTTTCTTATCACGTAGCAAATACTCTTTTTGGAAATAACTCTTTAGAAGTTTATAACTCTTTAAAGTATAAAAAAATTTATTTAGAAAAAGAAATTGTAAGATTACAAGAAGAAAATGCTTATTTACAAAAAGAATATTTTGAATTAAAAAATCTGGAGCCTGAAGAATGA
- a CDS encoding AMIN domain-containing protein, with amino-acid sequence MKTLFLFTLTLVLTLNLNARENPFEATNAYEEEAARIIEQNEIDENAINESAYIKEMQEKMSNVSNEDTNKNKVEEAIKKLTPALKVEKTYTKKEVDKLIQKTKVQTENRTKQIVKKELKKTTAVKPKQIVYVKPRTDIIDEEMKTKKISTFINIEYNDSKLIIHSKDNVSKKFTIEKENKIIIDYKAKKNFYTKRAELDSTNFKKIAVGNHKKENFYRVVIQLNDAPSNYKVEYKDKLITIIQINIVR; translated from the coding sequence ATGAAAACTTTATTTTTATTTACATTAACACTAGTTTTAACATTAAATTTAAATGCAAGAGAAAATCCATTTGAAGCAACAAATGCATATGAAGAAGAAGCTGCAAGAATTATTGAACAAAATGAAATTGATGAAAATGCAATTAATGAATCAGCCTACATAAAAGAAATGCAAGAAAAGATGTCTAATGTATCTAATGAAGATACAAATAAAAATAAAGTTGAAGAAGCTATAAAAAAATTAACTCCTGCATTAAAAGTAGAAAAAACTTATACGAAAAAAGAAGTTGATAAACTTATACAAAAAACAAAAGTCCAAACAGAAAATAGAACAAAACAAATAGTTAAAAAAGAGTTAAAAAAAACAACAGCAGTTAAACCAAAACAAATTGTCTATGTAAAACCAAGAACTGATATAATTGATGAAGAAATGAAAACAAAAAAAATCTCAACTTTTATAAATATTGAATATAATGATTCAAAATTAATTATTCATTCAAAAGATAATGTATCTAAAAAGTTCACTATAGAAAAAGAAAATAAAATCATTATTGATTATAAAGCAAAAAAGAATTTTTATACAAAAAGAGCAGAGTTAGACTCTACTAATTTCAAAAAAATTGCAGTTGGTAACCATAAAAAAGAAAACTTTTATAGGGTTGTAATTCAATTAAATGATGCACCTTCTAACTACAAAGTTGAATATAAAGATAAATTAATTACGATCATTCAAATTAATATAGTTAGATAA
- a CDS encoding cation:proton antiporter, with protein MTEEISIIITISLIIFTSPLIAKLLRLPTITVEIMLGAIAVYFSFIVEHAILHLVAELGFLYLMFLAGLEVDLKKLVNISPSMLKKSLLYNVILFSLSTLIAVYFDLSNLFIAVLPLISIGLLATLKKEYGDVEWIRLAIVVGLIGEIVSIFALTTVSAVLEFGINYEFYKTMILFTAFLISMIFIYKLFHNLIWWYPEIKTYLMPEKDNQEQDIRMSMAIFFLMITVMMYLHLEVAFGAFIAGTFITTFFEGHNKQLPSKLEHFGFGWLVPIFFISVGASFEIEAIFHDGLFVKALLITAAMIIIRLIASTLFIKDIGLNKFYMLGLSHSMPLTLLIAVTTLAYNNHSITQEYYYAFILAAILEVLLVMIAIRILSNYINLNDRN; from the coding sequence ATGACTGAAGAAATATCAATTATTATTACCATATCTTTAATTATATTTACTTCACCGTTAATTGCTAAGCTTTTAAGACTTCCAACTATTACAGTTGAGATAATGCTAGGTGCAATTGCTGTTTATTTTTCTTTTATAGTAGAACATGCAATCTTGCATTTAGTAGCAGAACTTGGATTTTTATATCTTATGTTTTTAGCAGGACTTGAAGTTGATTTAAAAAAGCTTGTTAATATTTCTCCTTCAATGTTGAAAAAATCCTTGTTGTACAATGTAATCCTTTTTTCCTTATCAACATTGATAGCTGTATACTTTGATTTAAGTAACTTATTTATCGCTGTTCTGCCTTTAATTTCTATTGGTTTACTTGCTACTCTTAAAAAAGAGTATGGTGATGTTGAGTGGATTAGGCTAGCTATTGTTGTTGGACTTATTGGTGAAATAGTTTCTATCTTTGCATTAACTACTGTATCAGCTGTATTAGAGTTTGGAATAAATTATGAGTTTTATAAAACTATGATTTTATTTACTGCTTTCCTTATTTCTATGATATTTATTTATAAATTGTTTCATAATTTAATCTGGTGGTATCCTGAAATAAAAACATATTTAATGCCTGAAAAAGATAATCAAGAACAAGATATTAGAATGTCAATGGCTATTTTCTTCTTAATGATAACAGTTATGATGTATCTGCACCTAGAAGTTGCATTTGGAGCATTTATAGCAGGTACTTTTATTACAACATTCTTTGAAGGTCACAATAAACAATTACCTTCTAAGTTAGAACACTTTGGTTTTGGTTGGCTTGTTCCTATTTTCTTTATTTCTGTAGGTGCATCTTTTGAGATTGAGGCAATATTCCATGATGGTTTATTTGTTAAAGCATTATTAATTACAGCAGCTATGATTATTATTAGATTAATCGCTTCTACACTGTTTATTAAAGATATTGGGTTAAATAAGTTTTATATGTTAGGTTTATCACATTCTATGCCATTGACACTTTTAATTGCTGTAACAACACTTGCATATAATAATCATTCAATTACACAAGAGTATTACTATGCGTTCATTCTAGCTGCTATTTTAGAAGTATTACTTGTTATGATAGCTATTAGAATTTTATCTAACTATATTAATTTGAATGATCGTAATTAA
- a CDS encoding biotin synthase translates to MNEKFKKTDEIFLCAICNAESGTCNEDCKFCTQSVRYKADIQRYKLKEIEQIVKEAKIARANGAVGFCLVTAGLGLTDKKTKFIAKAAKAVKAENLGLRLIACNGTASVEQLKELKAAGVDNYNHNLETSRDFYPSICTTHPWDDRYQTCLNVKEAGLQLVCGGIFGMGETQEDRISMIKSIASLDPMNVPLNFFHPNEALPIVENTITREEAFDLIELSRKMIPNAHKIMVAGGRELMFGDEQYKIFNRGANAFVIGDYLTTAGKTPKDDVEALEAQGFKIAKHVVKMADEK, encoded by the coding sequence ATGAACGAAAAATTTAAAAAAACTGATGAAATATTTTTATGTGCTATTTGTAATGCTGAAAGTGGTACATGTAATGAAGACTGTAAATTCTGTACACAAAGTGTAAGATATAAAGCGGATATTCAAAGATATAAATTAAAAGAAATTGAACAAATTGTTAAAGAAGCTAAAATTGCAAGAGCAAATGGTGCAGTTGGATTTTGTTTAGTTACAGCAGGACTTGGTTTAACTGATAAAAAAACAAAATTTATTGCAAAAGCTGCAAAAGCTGTTAAAGCTGAAAACTTAGGTCTAAGATTAATCGCCTGTAATGGAACTGCATCTGTTGAACAATTAAAAGAATTAAAAGCAGCAGGTGTTGATAACTATAATCATAACTTAGAAACTTCAAGAGACTTTTATCCATCAATTTGTACTACTCATCCTTGGGATGATAGATACCAAACTTGTTTAAATGTAAAAGAAGCAGGATTACAATTAGTTTGTGGTGGAATTTTTGGAATGGGTGAAACGCAAGAAGATAGAATTTCTATGATTAAATCAATTGCATCATTAGATCCTATGAATGTTCCTTTGAACTTTTTCCATCCAAATGAAGCTTTACCAATTGTAGAAAATACAATTACAAGAGAAGAAGCTTTTGATTTAATTGAATTATCAAGAAAGATGATTCCAAATGCACATAAGATTATGGTTGCAGGTGGAAGAGAATTAATGTTTGGTGATGAGCAATATAAAATCTTTAATAGAGGTGCAAATGCTTTTGTTATTGGTGATTATTTAACAACTGCTGGTAAAACACCAAAAGATGATGTTGAAGCATTAGAAGCGCAAGGTTTTAAAATAGCTAAGCATGTTGTTAAAATGGCTGACGAGAAATAG
- a CDS encoding metallophosphoesterase family protein has translation MKIGILSDSHFKSDYTKEVITLLKEKGCQYLVHAGDLCIEKNLQLLKESALPYVSVFGNNDRNLVSISHKYVIKQEPYYFKIKDITFKLMHMPYHLTPDANIVIFGHTHMFECEYKNNTLFLNPGEVCAREKPLIECVLLEINENEYIISHYFKDINKNNYEREEYKYERKI, from the coding sequence ATGAAGATTGGAATTCTCTCAGATAGTCACTTTAAAAGTGACTATACTAAAGAAGTAATTACTTTATTAAAAGAAAAAGGTTGTCAATATTTAGTTCATGCAGGAGATTTATGTATTGAAAAAAATCTTCAACTATTAAAAGAATCAGCTTTACCTTATGTGAGTGTTTTTGGAAACAATGATAGAAATCTAGTTTCAATATCTCATAAATATGTGATTAAGCAAGAACCTTATTATTTTAAAATTAAAGATATAACTTTTAAACTAATGCATATGCCTTATCATTTAACTCCTGATGCAAATATAGTAATTTTTGGACATACACATATGTTTGAATGTGAATACAAAAATAATACTCTTTTTTTAAACCCAGGAGAAGTATGTGCAAGAGAGAAACCACTTATTGAGTGTGTACTACTAGAAATTAATGAAAATGAGTATATAATCTCACACTATTTTAAAGATATAAATAAAAACAATTATGAGAGAGAAGAATATAAATATGAACGAAAAATTTAA